The following are encoded in a window of Panthera leo isolate Ple1 chromosome B2, P.leo_Ple1_pat1.1, whole genome shotgun sequence genomic DNA:
- the TCP11 gene encoding T-complex protein 11 homolog isoform X2 — protein MTLLCAPVRDEAVQKLENITDPVWLLRGIFQVLGLMKMDMVNYTIQSLQPHLQEHSIQHERATFQELLNKQPSLLSHTTKWLTQAAADLTTPLPTCPDTSDSASVASSSPSEAAISPEPLSPTMVLSQGFLNLLLWDPEDEDFPETLLTDRTQLQELESQLSQLTILASVLLVASSFSGSVLFGSPQFVDKLKHITKDVMEEFKSRPEEAMQTVSEQVSQEIHQSLKNMGLAALSSENTASLIGQLQNIAKKENCVRSVIDQRIHLFLKCCLVLGVQRSLLDLPGGLTVIEAELAELGQKFVSLTHHNQKVFGPYYTEILKTLIPSAQALETEMESL, from the exons ATGACTTTGCTGTGTGCACCAGTTCGAGATGAAGCAGTGCAGAAACTAGAGAACATTACAGACCCTGTTTGGTTACTGAG GGGGATCTTCCAGGTCCTGGGCCTGATGAAAATGGACATGGTGAACTACACTATCCAGAGCCTTCAACCCCACCTGCAGGAACATTCCATCCAGCATGAACGGGCTACGTTCCAGGAACTCCTCAATAAGCAGCCAA GCCTCCTCAGTCACACCACCAAATGGCTGACCCAAGCAGCGGCAGACCTCACCACACCACTTCCGACTTGCCCTGACACTTCTGACTCCGCCAGTGTGGCCAGCTCCTCTCCGAGCGAGGCAGCCATCAGCCCTGAGCCCCTCAGCCCTACAATGGTGCTGTCCCAGGGTTTCCTGAACCTCCTTCTCTGGGACCCTGAAGATGAAGATTTCCCTGAG acCCTGCTGACGGATAGAACACAGCTGCAGGAGCTCGAGTCCCAGCTGAGCCAGCTAACCATCCTGGCCTCAGTTCTGCTGGTAGCCAGTAGTTTCTCTGGCAGCGTGTTGTTTGGCTCACCCCAGTTTGTGGATAAGCTGAAGCATATAACCAAAGACGTGATGGAGGAGTTTAAGTCCAG GCCTGAGGAGGCTATGCAGACTGTGAGTGAACAGGTGTCTCAGGAAATCCATCAAAGCCTCAAGAACATGGGCCTTGCTGCTCTGAGCAGTGAAAACACAGCGTCTCTGATAGGACAGCTCCAGAACATTGCCAAGAAGGAGAACTGTGTCCGCAGTGTCATTG ATCAGCGGATCCATTTGTTTCTCAAATGCTGTTTGGTCCTTGGTGTTCAGCGATCTCTGTTAGATCTCCCTGGAGGCCTTACCGTCATTGAAGCAGAACTGGCAGAATTGGGCCAAAAGTTTGTCAGCCTAACGCACCACAATCAGAAGGTGTTTGGCCCGTACTACACGGAGATCCTAAAAACCCTCATCCCTTCCGCTCAGGCACTGGAAACAGAAATGGAGTCTCTCTGA